The genomic DNA AGTATCTTGAAATGACTGAAATAGGTGCTACAGACctgaggaagatgaagatggctttcctgtaggacaCCCCATCAACCTCTTCGTAATAGTCTAGGAAAGGCTTGATGGCATCTATGAGACCTAGATGCATTTTGTCCATCTCATCAAAAATGAAGACAGACTGGGGACAGGCACTGACGTTGCCCCGAATCCAGTTCTGCAGTTGTTCCTGGAACAAGAGgttgaaaaacactgaaaaacaaggtCTTTTGGGGATATACTGCAACATGCTTGTTTAATGTCAGCAACCCACAGACTCCTGGGTTGTACTTTCTCCTGAAGAGAGGACCACAAACTGTGATTGACCCCTTTAACATGTGACACTGAAGTTAAATGTAAATTCTTCTGCTCACAGAAAGACTTTCTCATTCCTTCTGCTTAGTGTATGGATAAGGCCCAAAACCCAAGCTGAGATGGGCagtcttggagaagagaaagcttctttccatttgtttaaaaagaagaatcagTGTTTCCTCTTCCGTACAGAAACCACATCTATCAGAACATCAGTTCTGGGTACCTTCAAACATTAAAACATGAAGATCAGAATTCTGCAATCAATGAAGTCACTTGAAAAATCTCTCATGCAGGCTACACCTCATCACACACGGTACGTGGTGGGTTGACCCAGCCAGCAGCCAAGCACCCCAGCAGGACACGGGAGAAAGgacaaagaataaaagcaagaaaatgaatgGGTCAGGATAAAGATGGTTTGATATGTGATGGAAAGAGGTAAAAAACAAAGGGAATCACTTACCTTGCTGACACTGCAGACCAACACCCAGCCAGTGCTAGAGCAGTGGCCACCTTGAAAGCcaaaccctctttttttcttcttttactgcaGTTTTTATGTCTCAGCATGCcagtatggaatatccctttggctgTCAGCTGTGCCAGCTGTGTTCCCTCCCAGGCTCCTGCCCACCCCAGCCTGCTCGCTATGTGTGAGTGGAAAAGGCTTTAAGACTGTGTGAGCTCTGCTCCGTAACAGGCAAAACATGCGTGTGTGTTAGCAACACTGTTCCAGCCCCAAATGTGAAACACTGCAGAGGCTGCTTTGGAGAAAGTCACCTCCATCCCAGCCAACCCGCACACACAGCTTTAGTGACCGGCTTCTTTCCTAGTAGGAAGTACTGCAGAACTCAGGAGACAGCATTGGGCAGGGACCACCTAAGGAAATCACTCTCactttgctgcctttctctttcactgCTGGAATGCATCtccccctccatctctcctcagCAGAAACGCTGGAAATACCCAGTGGTACACGTCCACATGTCAGGCATCCACGGAGCACAGACAGCCAAATCCCCATCCTAGAGGATTTAGGGACTTGGGGTAACTGGATTATCACCTCACCTGGTAGAGCTGGAGTTGGTTGTGGTGTGGGAAGTGCAGGGTGGCCAGGAAGAGGTGGACAAACTTGCTGCGCAAGCCGGCGGAGTGGATTTGCTCTGCCAGGATCTGGCTAAGGAAGTTCTTGCCGGTGCCAGCCCAGCCGTGGAGCGAGAGCGTCAGTGGCTTCTTGGGGCTGGGGTTGTTCTGGAAACCCATCACTGCCTTGAGTACCACATCCTTGGCCAAGTGTTGTCCAAAGAGCTTCGTGTCCAACTGCGCCTTCAGTGCTGCGGGGACAGGGAGACCTCAGCATCGCATGGCCACCAACAGGGGCCAGTCACTGGCCACGCACTAGGCAAGCCTGGCATGGCCACCAAAGAATGCTGGTCACTAGCTATGCACCAGGCAAGCTTAGCATGGCCACTGATGAGTGTCAGTCACCAGCAAAGCACTAGGCAGGCTAGGTATGGCCACCAACGGGGGGCCATTATTTGCCACATGCCAGCTGAGCTCAGCATggccacccatgggtgctggccACTGGCCACACACAGGGCAAGCTCAGCATGGCCATCCACGGGTGCTGGCCACTAGCCACACATAGGGCGAGCTCCGCATGGCCATCCATGGGTGCTGGCCACTAGCCACACATAGGGCGAGCTCCGCATGGCTATCCACGGGTGCTGGCCACTAGCCACACATAGGGCGAGCTCCGCATGGCTATCCACGGGTGCTGGCCACGAGCCACACACAGGGCGAGCTCCGCATGGCCACCCAGGGGTGCCGGTCACCGGCCTCGCTCGCGCCGCGGCCGCCCCGCCAGTGAGCGGTTTCGGGCCGCGCCCCCCGTACCGGTGGCGTTGAGGCGGTGCCGGGTGGTGGGGCAGCACTCCACGTATCGGCAGTAGAAGCGGGGGTGGGACAGGTAGCCGGTGAGCGCCGAGGCGACGCCGATGGCCAGGCCCACGCTGATCGGCTCCAGCGCCGCCAGCCCCGgcaacagcagccacagcaccaACGCCGCCCGCCGCATGGCGCCTCCCGCGCCGCCCCGCTTCCGCCCGTgcgggcgccgccgccgccatctttGTGAAGGGCAAAGATGGAGACCGCTGCCTTGCTGATGATGTCAGCGGGAGGGGGCGTTCGGGCATCAGCAGCCCTCGCTCCCCTCATAGCATCGCTGGGTTGGGAAGGAGTTCgtaggtcatcgagtccaaccattcctatctgacactaaaccatagaatcatggaatcgtttgggttggaagggacctcaaagcccctccagttccaaaccctgccatgggcagggacacctcccactggatcagggtgcccaaggcccatccagcctggccttgaacacctccagggatggctctgggcaacctgggtcagggcctccccagcctcacaggaaaacgtttctcCCTCACTTCTCGTCTCGGTCTCCCCcgtttcagcttcaaaccgttctccctcgtcctatccctgtactccccGATCAAgagcttctccccagctttcctggagcccctttcaggactggaaggcTGTCAAAGTAGACGCTAatatgtagaatcatagaatcactagattggaacAGACCCCCTGGATCATCAAGTCTCATCTTTCCCACctgccactaaactatgtccccgagcacctcggctacccgtcttttaaacgcctccagggatggtgactccactccctccctgggcagcctctgccagtgcctaatgatcctttctgtgaaaattcttttcctgatgtcgtctgaccctcccctggtgcagcttgaggccattcccccttgtcctgtcccctgtcacttgagagaagagcccagctccctcctctccacaacctcctttcaggcagttgtagagagcaataaggtctcccctcagcctcctcttctcaaggctaaacaaccccagttccctcagctgctcctcttaagacttgttcttcagcctcttcaccagcttcattgctctcctctgggcactccagagcctcaacatccttcttggagcgaggggcccagaactgaacacaggatttgaggtgcagtctcaccagtgccgagtacaggggccATGTGGATGGGCTGCTGAACCAGGACACTGCCAGACAACCTGCAACTCAGACTCCTCCCTTGTGCTTGGTCATTCCACACCAGTAAAGCAGGAATGGTGATGCTGAACTTCTGCATGGTTTCTGTGAGATACAGGGTGAAGCAGATGGATACTGTTAGTGAGAATTACTGTTAGTAATAAATACTGTTAGTATTTATTAATGGATGTTATTTCAATTTGCCTCCAGAATTTTCCCGCTTCTGCCAACATAAACCAAGGTACCAGCAAGAAAAATGCTCCAGTACTGTCATGAGAAGCAGGGTGTCCCACCTGTGGGATGAGCACTATTAGGTTAGTTCAGCCTTTGCCTTTCTCGAGTCACTGTGGGCCATACCTCCTATATTTCCTCAACCACCCCAAAGAAGGAtggcattaaaaagaaagcccTCACCACTCTGGGAGGGACCATCAGCTGGTCTCACTGTTACTGCCTTGCCTGAAAAATTCAGCATGTCCTTCCTGTTGCAACACTTCAGGAGACTGCACATGAGCCAGGAGTGAGGGGAGAAGAGCTGCCAAGCGACAGCAGCACCACCCGTGATGACTGCAGTGCTGAGAGGGTCCAAAGCTGGGGTCAAAGTGGGCAGAAGAATGAAGAGTACAGCAGGATTTAGAAGCTTCATAGAGGGAGCTGAAAGCCAGCCTGGCTCAGTGTGAATGgaaagtgaaacagaaattgCAGAATAACTTCTGTTTCTTGACGCCTGAGGCTATTCAAGAGAAGGGAAGTCTCCTGTAAACTGGAGGTGTTAATGATTTAACAGGTTTATCACACTCCTCCTTGAGAACTGAAAGTGTTGTGAACTATCATAGAGTGAGAGTTTCATCAGAACAATGCCAGTTCTGGGAGAAGCAGAACTGGAACCTCCCTGCATCTTAACCGAGGTGCTAATTGGTCTAGTGATTAACCAAGACCATAGCCATGCTTCGTTTGGACTTAGTTCAGACTGGGTTGCACACCTGGCATCACAGAGCCCAAAGTTTTCCATAGCAGTGGCTGGAGCTCTGCAACTCACAGGACtgaacatttcagaaagctgtgTTACTAAAACCAAGTTCTCAGAGCAGATATTTTGTCCTGGTAATTCCATGATCGCCTCCACTGTCAAAGAAGTGTGATtgcaaaagggaagagaaaacatgGAAACGGCTTTCATTATTTCCAGTCCttttggacaggctggatcaatgggccaagGCCAGCTGTATGAAGTTAAGCAATGCTTTGTGTTGGGTCCTGCGCatgggtcacaacaaccccatgcaacatTCCAGGCTTGGcgatgaatggctggaaagctgcccggtGGAacaggacctgggggtgttggtcaacacTGGgtgaacgtgagccagcagtgtgcccaggtggccaagaaggccaacagcatcctggcttgtatcagccacagtgtggccagcatgagcagggaagggattgtcctcctgtactcggtgctggtgagacTGTGCCTTGAATatttcattcagttttgggcctttCACTACACAAAAGACATTGAGGCGCTGGAGTgtgcccagagaagggaacggagctgaggaagggtctggagcacaaggtTTAtagggagcggctgagggacatggggctgtttagtctggagtaagggaggctgaggggagacctcatcactctctgcagctccaggaaaggagggtgtagcgaggtggtgttggtctcttctcccaagaaatgagcgataggatgagaggaaatggcctcaaattgctccaggggaggtttagactggatattaggaaacatttccccaccaaaagggttgtcaagggttggaacaggctgcccagggcagcagtggagtcaccattcctggaggggtttaaaagatgtgtggatgtggtggtttagtggtggcttggcagtgttgggtCTCCCGATATTATTCATTgcttaaaaaatgtgaagaagcacttttaaataattctgatttagtttttaaaatctcattggAAAACCACCAACAGCATTATTTAGTATTCAGAATACATGCTCAAGATTTGACATCTCTCTTGAAACAAGTGTGTGTGCTACCAACTGCCAAGCACCTGGGAAGTCCCATTGTTTCCTGTTTTGAGGGAGTCCTCACTGTCAGCTGCCATTGAGTTTTGCAGTGCACACAGCTTGGACTCAGCTCATTATTCCAGATGACTCAGGTACAGAGGGGTGTCCTCAAAGCCCCAGGGCTTGGGCTGCCAAGGAACTAACACCTGAGCTTGTTGAGCTTTCCTGCTGCCATCTCTCCACTGGGAGACCCAGAGGCTGCGTTGAAGCCAGAGGAAGGAATTAACAGTGGTCTATGCAGGTTTACATGTTGCCTGGACTCTGTCAGAGCTCTCCTGAAGTCAATTCAAGTGATATTTTTTCAAAGGTGGTTTAATACCGCTGAAAAAAGTGCTGGGATTTTTCCAGTCAACTCTGTTTCCTTGATTTCCTCTGCGTTTGTCTGTGCCCAACACTAGATGGGGTTTCAGGCAAAGGGTTTGGCCCAGGATTTGCAGGGTGGAAAAACTTTTGCAAAAAACTGAGTCAGTCGTAGCTGAGAAAAACAGGAGCGTACGCATCTGCGGAGCTGAGCACTTGTGTTATGAAACGTGATTCCCTGGGACAGCACAGAACCCAACCCTCCTGGCTGCTCGGGCTTCATGGGGCAGTTTCAGCAGGGGCTGGGGACAGCCAAAGCTGCCTTACGAAGGGAGATGGAGAGTTTGAATGAAGAATTGAGGCTGTTTAGCTGCTGTAGATTTTCTTGGCTGTACATCTGAATTAAAGCTGCAAGCAGGTTGCGTTACTCACCTCACAGGCTTCAGTGGATATTCCTCTGTAAAGACAGAGCGTTGTCACACGAATGCTGATCTTTAGCAGGACTCTCTCTAGGATAAAGTGTAGTGCCAAGTTGTGCCTTACAAAGGGTGAATCGGTTTCACAGTTTATTGTCCACCCTTTCATATCCGGCTTCTGTGGACCCTCTTCTGACTGATGTGCCAAGGGGATGATGAGGTGTCCCTATTAAATTTTTCATTGTGTTCTGTGTTCTTTCATCAGGTCTCACCAGCCTGGAAGGGACTGCATCTCCCAAAATGCAGACAGGAAACACAAAGAAGCAACACAGAGAAGGTGAATTACCTCATCTATGCAAAAAGAAGAGGTAGCATGGGACACATCTATAGATCATCTTTCCATGTGGGAGGGAGGTGGCATTTATTTCCTATACAACAATAGGATGTATGCTGCATAACAGGTACCAGATGGGTGTTTAAATAACCTTCAGCTGCAACATGTCATGCTGTTATCTCATTATCCCTTACAAGTTAAATGGGTTCAAGCTGGGCCTGGACACGGACGAGATGTCTAATAGCAGTGGTGAAGCTGACATTGATGGCAATTTCCTTGAACAGCTGTCTGGAAGCTCCAAGTGGAGCACAGACGCTGCAATACGCACTCCACAGAGCAACGTTTTGTTCCCTGTTGTGTTGGTGCTGATGAGCATGTTGCTCTTCTGCTTTCGCTACCCTCCCGTGCCCTGGGCACAGAATGGGCATCCTGTTATGTATTCACACTGGCTCCCTTGAGCAGCACGTGGGGTGGGGGCAGTCAGCCAGCAGTGGGTCATCCTGAATCGGCTGCCACAAGCTGAAGGTAACTGAAAATTTGCAGCAGAGAactttcaaaaagcatttggtGTGCAGTAGTTGGTTTAGGGTATCTGTGATTTGTGACGCTGATGAGCAGTGGAAGTGGTATAGTGGAAAGGTGAGGGTGTGGGAGAGgtagggacatggggggattaTAGGAAGAGGGAAGGTAGGGATTTGGGAAGCAGCGGTAtgtgctggggtgcagggggtgttTGCAATGAGTGGGTGATAAAGCTATTGTGATAGGGGAGATAGTGGTTATGGGGTGGGTGTATTGCAGAGGCAGAAATAAGTGGAAGATGTCCCAGCTCAGTGCAGGAattttggactagatgacctttaaaggtcccttccaacccaaaccgtgcgatgattctatgataagggATGCAGAGGTGGAGTAATTACTGCCAAGGGTGAGGAGAGAAGAAAGTCCCAGATGAGAGCTTCGCCTGGCCTTACTCTCCTTTTAGTGTGTTGAAATAGTCTGTCACCCACCCACAGTTTGATTTGTATGTTGTTGGTTTAAAGTCCACATCCTCAAGGCTTGCAGCTCCATGGCAGAGAGCCTAGAGAATTTGGGATATGGCTGGTTAGCGTGGCTTTCTGATCACGAGGCAGCATACCTCACAGCTCGCTGGAGAGCCAAGAAATATAAAGTCTCCAGCCAGCGGACAGGGTGCTAGGAATCAATGCTGCAGCTGTGCCTTGAATTCATAGAGTGCAAGAGGTTTCCAGGTAAAAATTGTAGGGGCAGTGAGTGCTTTTCCCAgaaaaagtctgtatttttgTTAGAGAATGTTTAAGGTCCTCAGTATTTCCAAgtgcttggaactggatggtctttgaggtcccttccaatccaaaccattctatgaaagcTGGTAATGACTGCTGTTTTACACAAGGTGCTGGGCTGGCAAGAGGTTCTCACTGAAGGTTTCTAATTGGAGAAGTGGGAGACTCTTCCCTATGTTCAGTGTAATTTCTGTTTGAATGTGTCTCTTCCGCATCTCTTCTCTTCTTGCCTTCTGATTCTGGCTAGTTTTCTATAATGCTCTTTCTGGGGGgagtttggtttatttttgccCTCCCCCAtatgtggtttgggtttgttttctttccctttttcaatTTCAGCATCATTTTCCAAGTGCTCCTTATCCTGAATATAGAGATGAGGCAGTGACAGGAAAGGGCTGCCACTCTGACGTATATTGGGATATTTTCAGGGTAAGATTGTGATGGGTTTTATCCAAATACAGCGCCTGGCTAAGCTCTGAGGAGGACACTAACGCTGTGGGAAGGCTGTGACTCACTGGAATGCGTTCGTTGACCTTTCTATAATGTGACAGTAGCAATAACACAAGACACCACAATCCACATTAATGTTGAGCAAACACTGTCTAATCCTAGCATCACCCAGGGAGTCAAAAGACTATCATCCTTCTATTGCAGGTAGGAAA from Cuculus canorus isolate bCucCan1 chromosome 19, bCucCan1.pri, whole genome shotgun sequence includes the following:
- the LOC104066912 gene encoding torsin-1B, translating into MRRAALVLWLLLPGLAALEPISVGLAIGVASALTGYLSHPRFYCRYVECCPTTRHRLNATALKAQLDTKLFGQHLAKDVVLKAVMGFQNNPSPKKPLTLSLHGWAGTGKNFLSQILAEQIHSAGLRSKFVHLFLATLHFPHHNQLQLYQEQLQNWIRGNVSACPQSVFIFDEMDKMHLGLIDAIKPFLDYYEEVDGVSYRKAIFIFLSNAGGDLINKAAFDFWTRGKQREEIQLKDLEPILSVGVFNNKNSGLWHSSLIEKNLIDYFVPFLPLEYKHVKMCVRAEMIARGYAVNEKVVQAVADEMTFFPKEQKIYSDKGCKTVQAKLDIHEDIAMRYTKAKY